A region from the Pseudomonas promysalinigenes genome encodes:
- a CDS encoding acyl-CoA dehydrogenase C-terminal domain-containing protein codes for MNYNAPLREMCFVLHELFDVTAHCDRIGNELDRETIDGILEQGARFAGQVVAPLNRQGDEQGCRLEQGSVRTPDGFRQAYQQYVENGWAAMTGPLEYGGQGLPQMVAACFHEMLMGASLSFRIYSGLTEGAVLALYRHGSAALKRDYLGKLVSGQWAGTMCLTEPQAGTDLALLRTRAEPQGDGSYLISGSKIFISGGEQDLTENIVHLVLARLPDAPTGVRGISLFLVPKFICTAEGEPGLRNAVTCGALEHKMGIKGAATCVMNFDAAQGWLVGEANQGLACMFTMMNDARFQVGLQGLGIAEAAFQGGLAYARERLQSRSLAGPVAPERSADPIICHPDVRRMLLTQKTLTEGCRMLAALTAQALDLEHGAALPEERLAAGRRAALLIPIVKALLTDVGQEVASLGVQLYGGHGYIREWGMEQLMRDSRITQLYEGTNGIQALDLIRRKVLGDGGEQLHLLIEQLLAQVGECRSEPLTGMAEAVSQRLLEWRNLSAEVLDACRCDPQEIGAVSVDFLAYSGYVLLAALWLRAAERACAALAAGSPDCAFYQAKVRAATFYWRRILPRANAHCEALRGGAQCLMSLDEAHFAF; via the coding sequence ATGAATTACAACGCCCCCCTGCGTGAGATGTGCTTCGTGCTGCACGAGCTGTTCGACGTAACGGCCCATTGTGATCGCATCGGTAACGAGCTGGACCGCGAAACCATCGATGGCATCCTTGAGCAGGGCGCGCGCTTCGCGGGCCAGGTGGTGGCGCCGCTCAACCGCCAGGGCGACGAGCAAGGCTGCCGCCTGGAGCAGGGCAGTGTGCGCACCCCCGATGGCTTTCGCCAGGCCTACCAGCAGTACGTGGAAAACGGCTGGGCGGCGATGACCGGCCCGCTTGAGTATGGCGGTCAGGGCCTGCCGCAGATGGTCGCGGCTTGTTTTCACGAAATGCTGATGGGCGCATCGCTGTCGTTTCGTATCTACAGCGGCTTGACTGAAGGCGCCGTGCTGGCCCTGTATCGCCATGGCAGTGCGGCGCTCAAGCGTGACTACCTGGGCAAGCTGGTCAGCGGCCAATGGGCCGGCACCATGTGTCTGACCGAGCCGCAAGCCGGCACCGACCTGGCGCTGCTGCGTACCCGCGCCGAGCCCCAGGGCGATGGCAGCTACCTGATCAGCGGCAGCAAGATCTTCATTAGCGGGGGTGAGCAGGACCTGACCGAGAACATCGTGCACTTGGTACTGGCGCGCCTGCCTGATGCGCCGACGGGTGTACGTGGCATCAGCCTGTTTCTGGTGCCCAAGTTCATCTGCACCGCTGAGGGTGAGCCAGGGCTGCGCAATGCCGTGACCTGCGGTGCGCTGGAGCACAAGATGGGTATCAAGGGGGCGGCCACTTGCGTGATGAACTTCGACGCCGCCCAAGGCTGGCTGGTGGGCGAGGCCAACCAGGGGCTGGCCTGCATGTTCACCATGATGAACGATGCGCGCTTTCAGGTCGGGCTGCAGGGCTTGGGTATCGCCGAGGCGGCCTTCCAGGGCGGGCTCGCCTATGCCCGCGAGCGCCTGCAATCACGCAGCCTGGCAGGGCCGGTGGCGCCTGAGCGCAGCGCCGACCCGATCATCTGCCACCCCGACGTTCGGCGCATGCTGCTGACCCAGAAAACCCTCACCGAGGGGTGCCGCATGCTTGCCGCGTTGACTGCCCAGGCACTGGACCTTGAGCACGGCGCCGCCTTGCCGGAGGAACGGTTGGCTGCAGGGCGACGAGCGGCGCTGTTGATCCCGATCGTCAAGGCATTGCTCACCGATGTCGGGCAGGAGGTCGCAAGCTTGGGTGTGCAGTTGTACGGCGGGCACGGCTACATTCGTGAATGGGGCATGGAGCAACTGATGCGCGACAGCCGCATCACCCAGTTGTACGAGGGCACCAATGGCATCCAGGCGCTGGACCTGATCCGGCGCAAGGTGCTGGGCGATGGCGGCGAGCAGCTGCATCTGCTGATCGAGCAATTGCTTGCCCAGGTAGGTGAGTGCCGCAGTGAGCCGCTCACCGGCATGGCCGAGGCAGTCAGCCAGCGCCTGCTGGAGTGGCGCAACTTGAGTGCCGAAGTCCTCGATGCCTGCCGCTGCGACCCGCAGGAAATCGGCGCGGTGTCGGTGGATTTTCTGGCTTACTCAGGCTACGTGCTGTTGGCTGCCTTGTGGCTGCGCGCTGCCGAGCGGGCCTGCGCGGCGCTGGCAGCCGGCAGCCCGGACTGCGCCTTCTACCAGGCCAAGGTGCGGGCCGCCACGTTCTACTGGCGGCGGATATTGCCGCGCGCCAACGCCCATTGCGAAGCGCTGCGCGGCGGCGCGCAGTGCCTGATGAGCCTGGATGAGGCGCACTTTGCCTTTTGA
- a CDS encoding acyl-CoA thioesterase translates to MARERPLRGAYRYFQPITTRWHDNDLYGHVNNVVYYGFFDTAVNTWLIEHAGLDIHHDPVVAYVAGSACDYFAAVAFPQVIEVGISVQRLGHSSVQYALAVFAAGQDHASAAGCFTHVFVDRRDNRPVAIPAKLRRAFERLLPG, encoded by the coding sequence ATGGCCAGGGAGCGCCCGCTGCGCGGTGCCTACCGATATTTTCAGCCGATCACCACACGCTGGCACGATAACGACCTCTACGGGCATGTGAACAACGTCGTGTACTACGGGTTTTTCGACACTGCGGTAAACACTTGGCTGATCGAGCATGCTGGCCTGGATATTCACCACGACCCTGTGGTGGCCTATGTCGCAGGGTCGGCCTGCGACTACTTCGCGGCTGTTGCCTTCCCGCAAGTTATCGAGGTGGGGATCAGCGTGCAGCGTTTGGGCCACAGTTCGGTGCAGTACGCCCTGGCCGTATTTGCCGCAGGGCAAGACCATGCCAGCGCCGCGGGTTGCTTCACCCACGTTTTCGTCGACCGGCGCGACAACCGCCCGGTGGCCATACCGGCCAAGCTCCGCCGCGCCTTCGAGCGGTTGCTGCCGGGCTAG
- a CDS encoding iron-containing alcohol dehydrogenase, whose amino-acid sequence MQPFSFATTAQLLCEPGAARRLAQLCRQRGVRRVLIVTDPGIVNLGMLDDILPGFTELQLSAAIFSEVNADPSHACVLAAVSRARHIGAELIVGFGGGSSMDVAKLVALLAHPDCEQTLEAVYGIDQAKGQRLGLIQVPTTAGTGSEVTPVAVVTTGEAAKIAVISPLLLPDLALLDAERTLGLPAAITAATGIDAIVHAIEATTSQFRRNPLSSLLAREALALLAGNLDQAVHNGGNLAARQAMLLGACLAGQAFANAPVAAVHALAYPLGARYHVPHGLANALVLPHVMRFNQGHAFADYAALAPALLGERLVPGDAHELCSQFIDELAQLAPRCGLPTRLRDVGVPRHSLELLAEDALQQQRLLVNNPRKVSHGDALAIYQAAF is encoded by the coding sequence ATGCAGCCGTTCAGTTTTGCCACCACCGCCCAGCTGTTATGCGAACCGGGTGCTGCCCGGCGCCTGGCGCAACTTTGCCGGCAACGCGGCGTGCGTCGCGTGCTGATCGTGACCGACCCGGGCATCGTCAACTTGGGCATGCTCGACGACATCCTCCCGGGGTTCACCGAGCTGCAGCTCAGCGCGGCGATCTTCAGCGAGGTCAACGCCGACCCAAGCCACGCCTGCGTGCTGGCGGCGGTCAGCCGAGCGCGGCATATCGGTGCCGAACTGATCGTAGGCTTTGGCGGTGGCAGCTCCATGGACGTGGCCAAGCTGGTGGCGCTGCTGGCCCATCCTGACTGCGAGCAGACCCTGGAGGCGGTGTACGGTATCGATCAGGCCAAAGGGCAACGCTTGGGGCTGATTCAAGTGCCGACCACCGCCGGGACCGGCTCGGAAGTGACCCCAGTAGCGGTAGTCACCACCGGCGAGGCCGCTAAAATCGCGGTCATATCGCCGCTGCTGCTGCCCGATCTGGCGCTGCTCGATGCTGAACGCACCCTGGGCTTACCAGCTGCGATCACTGCAGCTACGGGTATCGATGCCATTGTGCATGCCATCGAGGCCACTACTAGCCAGTTCAGGCGTAATCCGCTGTCCAGCCTGCTGGCCAGAGAGGCCCTGGCGTTGTTGGCCGGCAACCTCGATCAGGCCGTGCACAACGGCGGCAACCTGGCCGCGCGCCAGGCCATGCTGCTGGGCGCCTGCCTGGCCGGGCAAGCCTTCGCCAATGCGCCGGTGGCGGCCGTGCATGCACTGGCCTATCCCTTGGGCGCGCGTTACCACGTGCCCCATGGGTTGGCCAACGCCCTGGTACTACCCCACGTGATGCGCTTCAACCAAGGCCATGCGTTCGCCGATTATGCCGCGCTGGCCCCAGCCTTGCTGGGCGAACGGCTGGTGCCAGGCGATGCCCACGAACTGTGCAGCCAGTTCATCGACGAGCTGGCGCAGCTGGCGCCGCGTTGCGGCCTGCCTACGCGCTTGCGGGACGTGGGGGTGCCTCGGCACAGCCTTGAGCTGCTGGCCGAGGATGCTTTGCAGCAGCAACGCTTGCTGGTCAACAACCCGCGCAAAGTCAGCCATGGCGACGCCTTGGCGATCTACCAGGCGGCGTTCTGA
- a CDS encoding DUF1302 domain-containing protein, whose product MSATILFCRRCAPLAAYCCLLATPVTAVEFDIGPLQGRFDSALSFGTAVSTANPDKKQLAYVNGNDGRRNYRAGEVFSTVFKGIHDLELRRDNIGVFLRGTYWYDSAQRDHSQRAVDIDDHNRLVSAKTAGAELLDAFAYALYDIQGEPGSLRAGKQVVNWGESLFIQGGLNVINPFNQAAIRRPGTQVKDALAPVNLLYVSQNLNQAVSLDAFYQLDWEQTRLDNCATFFSGNDFMPQGCTGLDVGGANVTTPAVARALTPFGVTLSQEGVRVPRGSDEDARNGGQWGFSLHAYVERLDTEFGLFWANYHSRSPYLGTVSSRYYANTGFASQLCGNVGVPLANCGAFLASSNGQTLAGALRMGTSQYRAQYPEDIRLYGLSFATTLRNGTALQGELSYRPNMPVQLNGNDILQSLLNAQRSPLNGQGLRPATDSTPFDGYRRKEVTQAQVSAIQALGPILGASQLLLMGEVGATYVGGLEGRYGPRYGRSGAYGNGELPDNSLCQAISRSPEDCNGQGFVTPFSWGYRLRATLSYTGLMPGVDIRPNLAWSHDVRGYSPVDGSAFNEGSRSVSLGVDVTFASQYWASLAYTDYLDGDYGTRGDRDYIAFSVGANF is encoded by the coding sequence GTGAGCGCAACTATCCTTTTCTGCCGGCGCTGCGCGCCGCTGGCGGCTTATTGCTGCCTGCTTGCCACCCCCGTTACGGCCGTGGAATTCGATATCGGCCCGCTGCAAGGGCGGTTCGATTCGGCGCTTTCGTTCGGTACGGCCGTGAGCACTGCCAACCCCGACAAAAAGCAGTTGGCCTATGTCAACGGCAATGACGGGCGACGCAACTACCGGGCAGGCGAGGTATTTTCTACCGTCTTCAAAGGTATTCACGACCTCGAACTGCGCCGCGACAACATCGGTGTGTTTCTGCGTGGGACCTACTGGTATGACAGCGCCCAGCGCGACCACAGCCAGCGTGCTGTAGACATCGACGACCATAACCGTCTGGTATCGGCGAAAACCGCTGGGGCCGAACTGCTCGATGCTTTCGCCTACGCGCTTTACGACATCCAAGGCGAGCCTGGGTCGCTGCGGGCGGGCAAACAGGTGGTCAACTGGGGCGAGAGTTTGTTCATCCAAGGCGGCTTGAACGTCATCAACCCGTTCAACCAGGCCGCGATACGCCGCCCTGGCACGCAGGTCAAGGATGCCCTGGCACCGGTCAACCTGCTGTATGTGTCGCAGAACCTCAACCAGGCAGTGTCCTTGGACGCCTTTTACCAGTTGGACTGGGAACAGACGCGGCTGGACAACTGCGCCACGTTTTTTTCCGGCAACGACTTCATGCCACAGGGCTGCACGGGCCTGGATGTGGGTGGGGCGAATGTGACCACCCCAGCGGTGGCCCGGGCTCTCACACCCTTTGGCGTTACGCTCTCGCAGGAGGGCGTGCGGGTGCCACGGGGCAGCGACGAGGATGCGCGCAATGGCGGCCAGTGGGGGTTCTCCCTGCATGCCTACGTCGAGCGCCTGGACACCGAGTTCGGCCTGTTCTGGGCCAACTACCACAGCCGCTCGCCCTACCTGGGGACGGTAAGCAGCCGCTACTACGCCAACACCGGTTTCGCCAGCCAATTGTGCGGCAATGTGGGGGTGCCGCTGGCAAACTGCGGTGCATTTCTGGCTTCGAGCAACGGCCAGACCCTGGCCGGGGCATTGCGCATGGGCACCTCGCAATACCGCGCCCAATACCCCGAAGACATCCGTCTGTACGGGCTAAGCTTCGCCACCACCCTGCGTAACGGTACTGCGCTGCAAGGTGAACTGAGCTACCGCCCCAACATGCCGGTGCAGCTCAACGGCAACGATATATTGCAGTCGCTGCTCAATGCTCAGCGCAGCCCACTGAACGGCCAAGGCTTGCGACCGGCAACCGACAGTACTCCATTCGATGGCTATCGGCGCAAGGAAGTGACCCAGGCGCAGGTCTCGGCCATACAGGCGCTGGGCCCGATCCTCGGGGCCAGCCAACTGCTGCTGATGGGCGAGGTGGGCGCCACTTATGTCGGTGGATTGGAAGGGCGTTACGGGCCGCGATATGGCCGCAGTGGTGCCTACGGCAACGGCGAGCTGCCTGACAACAGCCTGTGCCAGGCCATATCCCGTAGCCCCGAAGACTGCAATGGCCAAGGCTTCGTCACGCCCTTTTCCTGGGGTTATCGTCTGCGCGCCACCTTGAGCTATACCGGCCTGATGCCGGGCGTGGATATCCGCCCTAACCTTGCCTGGTCCCATGACGTCAGGGGTTATTCACCGGTAGACGGCTCAGCCTTCAACGAAGGCTCACGCTCGGTCAGCCTGGGGGTGGATGTGACGTTCGCCAGCCAGTATTGGGCAAGCCTGGCCTACACCGACTACCTGGACGGCGATTACGGCACCCGCGGGGACCGTGACTACATAGCGTTCAGCGTGGGCGCCAACTTCTGA